In a single window of the Anabas testudineus chromosome 19, fAnaTes1.2, whole genome shotgun sequence genome:
- the LOC113156562 gene encoding protein FAM13C-like — MFCFCLQSSLLKLQTLEVDGGPSLGQSPEESPPALGSKEQKSPCGPGELGGQKEGKTLALCHSVPPDENSPPELLMVPRPPQSPRHQPLTTLHHSQLPLTPDGPLPPSPHYSPYSPQRSSPGSEAGGGGEGGCGALLQLLSGGPSPLPSPRCLSHSLRFSSDPDTAPSPPCSQQYILSRCRGVRAEGSDDKCPSSVLFLTRQIQTLKKRVRRYEDQFEQEMHYKPSHNDKYSNPEMVRVMSELAKARKQLKELRLRQSVFESKEQEGVENTDSSGQQGATEHKPTLEETVESLFRRLREKRRALGLPDNTKEMTQAQMVLEKITLQKCLLYFESLHGRPGTKQEKNLVKPLYDRYQMIKRLLCASPTFTTIEEEDGSDDDSTSSMTVDELLVPPLRTGTRPAGGEEDSDRDSDPAFVSPLDEVKGVRQPPALTTANLHAASRSQLLQCLRETRAEKKTRRKALKEFEDEFYRQTGRICQKEDRTPMKEEYQEYKQLKAKLRLLEVLLSKQDVTKTM; from the exons atgttctgtttctgcttACAGAGTTCTCTGCTGAAGCTCCAGACGCTGGAGGTGGACGGGGGCCCCTCACTGGGTCAGTCCCCGGAGGAGAGCCCCCCTGCCCTGGGCAGCAAGGAGCAGAAGAGCCCCTGTGGACCGGGCGAACTCGGAGGACAAAAGGAGGGGAAGACGCTGGCTCTCTGCCACAGTGTCCCCCCTGATGAGAACAGCCCACCAG AGCTGCTCATGGTGCCCAGACCTCCACAGTCGCCCAGACACCAACCGTTGACCACCCTCCACCACAGCCAGCTGCCCCTCACCCCGGACGGACCGCTGCCCCCCAGCCCTCATTACTCCCCCTACTCCCCGCAGAGGAGCAGCCCTGGAAGTGAggcgggaggaggaggagagggaggttgTGGAgctctcctccagctgctgtcagGCGGCCCCAGTCCCCTGCCCTCCCCCCGATGCCTCAGCCACAGCCTGAGGTTCAGCTCTGACCCCGACACTGCACCGTCACCACCCTGCAGCCAGCAGTACATACT GTCTCGGTGTCGGGGGGTCAGGGCCGAGGGATCAGATGACAAGTGTCCCTCCTCCGTCCTGTTCCTCACCAGACAGATTCAGACCCTGAAGAAGAGGGTCCGCAGGTATGAGGACCAGTTTGAGCAGGAGATGCACTACAAG CCGTCCCACAACGATAAATACTCAAACCCAGAGATGGTCAGAGTGATGAGTGAACTGGCGAAGGCTCGCAAACAGCTAAAAG AGCTGAGACTTAGGCAGTCGGTGTTTGAGTCGAAGGAGCAGGAAGGtgtggaaaacacagacag CTCTGGGCAGCAGGGGGCGACGGAGCACAAGCCCACCCTGGAGGAAACCGTGGAGTCTCTGTTCAGACGtctgagagagaagagacgAGCTCTGGGGCTGCCCGACAACACAAAG gagatgACTCAGGCCCAGATGGTGTTGGAGAAGATCACTCTGCAGAAATGTCTGCTCTACTTTGAGAGTCTGCACGGCCGACCG ggAACCAAACAGGAGAAGAACCTGGTGAAGCCTCTGTACGACAGATACCAGATGATCAAACGTTTACTGTGTGCCAGCCCCACTTTCACGACCATA gaggaggaggacggtTCTGACGATGACTCGACAAGCTCAATGACAGTCGATGAACTTCTCGTGCCGCCTTTGCGCACAGGGACCAGACCAGCAGGTGGCGAGGAGGACAGCGACCGGGACAGTGACCCGGCCTTCGTGTCCCCGTTAGACGAAGTCAAAGGTGTCCGTCAGCCTCCTGCTCTCACCACGGCCAACCTGCATGCAGCCTCCAG gtctcagctgctgcagtgtctgcGCGAGAcgagagcagagaagaagacgaGGCGTAAAGCTCTGAAAGAGTTTGAGGACGAGTTTTACCGACAGACTGGAAG AATCTGCCAGAAAGAAGATCGCACCCCCATGAAGGAGGAATACCAAGAATACAAACAGCTCAAAGCGAAACTCCGGCTGCTGGAAGTCCTCCTCAGCAAACAGGACGTCACCAAAACcatgtga
- the asah2 gene encoding neutral ceramidase — protein MAKRKSACCGLSALEAALIVLFILMTAVCVTLITLIVIWKTHTDPTPPPSPEPQHDPYLIGVGRADCTGPPAEIPLMGYANPQQTAAGIHTRLYSRAFIVDDGRRRVVFVTVDIGMVSQRLRLEVLQALQMKYGDLYRQDNVVLSGTHTHCGLGGYFQYTLFMMTSKGYIKESTQPLVNGIVKSIDIAHRNMKPGRIFRNRGDLDDSSLNRSPHSYLNNPEDERHRYKWNTDKQVVVLKFTDLDGDGIGMISWFAVHAVSMNYTNRMVSSDNMGYASCLLEQDKNPGELPGQGGFVAGFSSSNLGDVTPNTKGPHCANTGLPCDYLNSSCPVGGTRMCQAYGPGDDMFDSTRIIGHKIYSKAKELYANAVEEVTGFLHSAHQWVNMTDVTVQINATHTVSTCKPALGHSFAAGTIDGGGDLNFTQGAVEGDPFWDGIRDLVLGKPSNQTQECHHPKPILLSTGEMNWPLPWHPQIVDVQIITIGSVAVVAVPGEMTTMSGRRLREAVQQELESEGTFRDTEVVIAGLSNVYTHYITTYEEYQVQRYEGASTIYGPHTLSAYLQKFRGLAKAIAQDRVSELPLGPQPPFFKEHLLSWMLPAPVDKTPQNTSFGDVLEQVYPVYRQGDVVSVTFVAGNPRHSGDIRDKTFVTVEIYDNRTETWEIVHTDASWETRFHWLKGSNQQSNATIEWHIPSSAPSGSYRIRHFGHYKQWKGLQQVITAYEGASEVFRVASSFYSH, from the exons ATGGCGAAAAGAAAGTCTGCGTGCTGTGGTTTGTCCGCTCTGGAGGCTGCGCTGATCGTCCTGTTCATCCTGATGACGGCCGTGTGTGTGACACTGATCACACTGATTGTTatctggaaaacacacacag ATCCAACACCCCCTCCCAGTCCAGAGCCGCAGCATGACCCCTACCTGATCGGCGTGGGTCGAGCCGACTGCACCGGGCCACCGGCTGAAATCCCTCTG atggGTTATGCAAACCCCCAGCAGACGGCTGCAGGCATACACACGCGTCTGTACAGCCGAGCCTTCATCGTCGACGACGGGAGGCGGAGAGTCGTGTTCGTCACTGTAGACATAGGAATGGTATCTCAGAGGCTACGATTggag gtCCTGCAGGCGTTGCAGATGAAGTACGGGGACCTGTACCGGCAGGACAACGTGGTTCTGAGCGGGACTCACACTCACTGTGGACTGGGTGGATATTTCCAGTACACACTGTTCATGATGACCAGTAAAGGCTACATCAAGGAGTCCACCCAGCCACTGGTCAATGGCATCGTCAAG AGTATAGACATAGCCCATCGTAACATGAAGCCAGGCAGGATTTTCAGGAATCGAGGAGATCTGGACGACAGCAGCCTGAACAGAAGTCCTCACTCCTACCTGAACAACCCAGAGGACGAGAGACACAG GTACAAGTggaacacagacaaacaggtgGTGGTGCTGAAGTTCACTGATCTGGACGGAGATGGGATCGGTATGATCAG CTGGTTCGCCGTCCACGCTGTCAGCATGAACTACACCAACCGGATGGTGAGCAGCGACAACATGGGCTACGCTTCCTGTCTGCTGGAGCAGGACAAGAACCCCGGAGAGCTACCTGGGCAG GGAGGTTTCGTCGCTGGTTTCTCCTCCAGTAACCTCGGGGATGTTACTCCAAACACCAAAGGACCTCACTGTGCGAACACTGGACTTCCCTGTGACTACCTGAACAGCTCCTGTCCTGTAGGAGGG ACCAGAATGTGTCAGGCGTACGGACCTGGAGACGACATGTTTGACAGCACAAGGATCATTGGGCACAAGATCTACAGCAAGGCCAAg GAGCTCTATGCAAATGCAGTGGAGGAGGTGACCGGGTTCCTCCACTCTGCTCATCAGTGGGTCAACATGACTGATGTCACTGTCCAGATCAATGCTACACACACG gtcagTACATGTAAACCAGCTCTAGGTCACAGCTTTGCCGCTGGAACAATAGATGGAGGAGGAGACCTGAACTTCACTCAGG gtgctGTGGAAGGCGACCCGTTCTGGGATGGGATCAGAGACCTCGTCCTTGGCAAGCCGTCCAATCAGACGCAGGAATGTCATCACCCCAAACCGATCCTGCTCAGCACCGGGGAG atgaaCTGGCCTCTGCCCTGGCATCCTCAGATTGTTGATGTCCAGATCATCACCATCGGATCAGTGGCTGTCGTAGCTGTTCCTGGAGAGATGAC CACCATGTCAGGGAGGAGGTTAAGAGAAGCTGTCCAACAG GAGCTGGAGTCGGAGGGGACGTTCAGGGACACTGAGGTGGTGATTGCTGGTCTGAGTAACGTGTACACTCACTACATCACTACCTACGAAGAGTACCAG GTGCAGCGGTACGAAGGAGCCTCCACTATCTACGGCCCGCACACGCTCAGTGCCTACCTGCAGAAGTTCAGAGGTCTTGCTAAAGCCATCGCACAG gACAGAGTGTCGGAGCTGCCGCTCGGCCCTCAGCCTCCCTTCTTTAAGGAGCATCTCCTCAGCTGGATGCTTCCAGCACCAGTTGACAAAACGCCACAGAACACCAGCTTTGGAGATGTCCTGGAGCAGGTTTACCCCGTCTATAGACAG GGGGATGTCGTCTCGGTCACATTTGTAGCAGGAAACCCCAGACATTCAGGAGACATT AGAGATAAAACTTTTGTTACTGTGGAGATTTATGACAACAGAACTGAAACCTGGGAGATCGTCCATACAGATGCATCATGGGAGACGAG GTTTCACTGGCTGAAGGGTTCAAACCAGCAGAGTAACGCCACGATTGAGTGGCACATTCCTTCGTCAGCCCCCAGCGGCTCGTACAGGATCAGACACTTTGGACACTACAAACAATGGAAAGGTCTTCAACAAGTCATCACTGCGTACGAAGGAGCGTCTGAGGTCTTCAGAGTCGCCTCCAGCTTTTACTCTCACTGA